The Ictalurus punctatus breed USDA103 chromosome 17, Coco_2.0, whole genome shotgun sequence sequence CTGCCATTCAGCCTGCAGGCCATTTTCAAAGTATGATTAAAGGAATAATTCCTTTAAAAATCTAAttgagagggttttttttttttttttaaacatcttatCAAAAATACAGTAGATTTCCAAAATGTTTACTGTCcaagtattcattcattcatcttcagtaaagtGGCCAGTCCATCACGGGGCACCATTCACagtcattcacacctagggacaatttagcatagctGATCTGCCTCCCTGCAtggttttgctttgttttaagAGTAGGAGGAAGCCAGAGTACACAGGGAGAACATCACACAAATAGTaaaccaagctcaggatcaaaccagggatcCTGTAAGGCAGCAACACTAGACATTGCACCATCCATCACTACtacaataaactaaataaacagtGGATCAACTTCCCATCTTTTTCTGTTTGGTCTAATATTTGTTTCAAAATGTGAATGATGTTAATTAAGTTTACGAAAGATTTGAGGAGACCTGGTAGCacacattaaatgaaaaccaaaGCGAATGTTGTTCTGTGCTTTGGGTAACTCGAATGAAGAGTTCAATTAAAGTTAAAAAGCTGTAGAATGAGGACATGAAACAGAAccataatttctttattttctatgATTGTAGTTACTCTGTAGCCTGAGAGTCCATTTGATTTTCTCCACATGGGGcttaagattttttaaaatctcaataCCCTGAATTTACATTAATGGGCAAAGAGTTGGAATCAAACACTTGTTTAgcattatttgtttataatattgGCAGAACTCAGACAAGTAAAGAAATCTCATCACCTCAAGTTTTTATCAAAATAAGTTTTGAAGGAAATGTGGGTTTTAGGTTACAGTGCACTAGAGGGCAGCTGCATTTACCTAGTAAATGGTTAAAGATtaaaggtttgtgtgtgtaacctTGTAAACAGTGGAAACCGTTgaagcacggtggcttagtggttagcacgttcacctcacacttccagggtcgggggtttgattcccactgtggccctgtgtgtgcatgttctcatgtttgcatgttctccccgtgctgcgggggtactccggtttcctcccccagtccaaagacatgcatggtacgctgattggcgtgtctaaagtggatggatgaatgggtgtgtgagtgctctgtgatggactggcaccctgtccagggtgtaccctgccttgtgccccatgctccctgggataggctccaggtttccccatgaccctgaaaaggatcaagcggtatagaagatggatggatcattaTGGTCATAAGAGAATTTACAACATGAAATCACAGGAACGAATCATGAAATCATAAGGAACAAACAACCAAGagatgataaataaaataaagatataaaTCTTTATACAGAATAAGGTTTTCATAACTTAATGGGAATGTTAGCAAAACTTAGAAATCTTTTTTGTTAACTTGTTTTGAAACGCCCTGACTGAACTACAGTATATGTCGTGTATATAAGtcgggttttgttttttatcataATAAAAAGTGAATTTTTACCCAATCCCACTGTTGACACCTAAAATATGGTTAATTATATTTGGGCCACTTGCAATTACCATAAATCAACCTATATATGCCTAAACTCagttattaaaaacatttgtacATCAGTGTGGACATCGTTTATTGTTGATTTTACATATGAATGCTATTTACAGGTTGTGTACTATTACACAATGTgcaacacccccaccccctttccACATGAGAGAAGTTCATGAGACATGTGAGATGAGGTGCTTCCAGGTGGCGTTGCATTTCCAGGTGAACTAATGCTTAAACATCATTCCATACTTAGTGCGAGAACATAGAGGCCATACATAAATGTCAAGTGAGGACAGTGTGGTAAACATGCTGTACAGTGGTAAATCAGGAGCAGTGTATCCAGACCCTGAGCTGAGAAGGGTTTAATATACTGCTAGGATCAGATTGCTGTTACTTGATCTTCAGGATCTGTGGGATGTCCTAAATAACTGCTTTAGGAGACATTGTGACCATCTTCTTGCTAATAGCCAGTATCATCACTGGCTGCCATTATGTCTTGGTGACACAGTTGCACATTCATTCAGTGGTAGTTGTGATTACGCATGGTACTGAAGGACCGAAGGGCAACTGTTCTTAATGTACACAATgatgtggggttttttcttcctgtttatTGTTCTATACCCGGCAGcatttgcatttcttttctttttttccccccatcagTGCTAAAACTTCCTTGTAACGATGTTAAAAATACTCAGGAGAACAGGAAGAGTAAAAGATACAGTAATGTTGATCTGTCCCTGAATGCTCTCAGTCATGTACACCACGGTGAAAAGTAAGACAGGGTGGAGGATAACATTTGGGTTTCATAGCTATTTCCTTTTTTAATATCTATAATAGTCACAGTACGTGTTTATAGTATTTCAATCTGGTGAACATTTCTATAGCTCTTTAGTACCTCTGTAGATCTTCAGTCTATCCTTCACGCTGTTAAAGTTACAGCCTTCACAAAAAGTCTACAATATGCAGTGTGTCAAGCCTTTTTGTATTGGGCCACTGACACAAAAGGATGATGGCAAGGCCAGCAGATATGTTTCAGCCATGTCGTCTCCACCTAACAATACCAACTCCCAGAGTTTGGTTTGATCTTTTAGTCTCAGCTTGCCTTCCTCAGCTCATCATACAGGGTTTGCCTCCCACTACCCATCCATGTTCCCAGACTCACCGtttttccttccattcatcagGCTGGGAATCACCACAAAGGTCAAAATGCCAACTATTACGAGGGCCACTGCGACCACAATAATGGAGACCACCACAGTGTAGTAGCAATTATTGGACTGGAACATCCTTCCCATGCGACTGCTCACTCTGTTCGGAGGTCTGCCCACATTTATAATCGTAGCCGATGAGAGACCTTCCTCTACGGCCCCAACTGGCAGAACCGTGTTCTTCTTACTGAAGCAGCCTGTTAGAGTAGTGTTCTTGAGGACCAGTTTGCCTTTGCTGCGGTTAAAGCGCACAGACTGAGCCTTCTGCATCTGAGGTGGCAGCTTGCGGAAAACGTGCTCATTGTTGCCGAGATGTGGCAAGTCTCGGCCGTGACGGATTTCGGTCAGCTCCCGGCACACAGGGCATGACAGTTTCTTGATCTCCACAGACAAGACATTGATGCGAGCTAGACACTCCAGGCAAAATGTGTGGCCACAGGAGAGCAGCTTAGGAGTCTTAAAGACATTGTCATAGTGGCAGAAGCAGATGGGACACTCCGTTTCATCTAGGTTGTCCTGGGGATAGTGATTAATGCCTCTGCCACTGTTGCTTCTCTTTGAGCTCCGTCTGGACTCTTCACTTCGACCACGCTCCCTCTGTCCCCCATGTTCCCCCGCTCGCTCCCTCTGTCTGCCGCGTCGTTCTGAATCACTGCTACGACTCCGTCGATGTTGTGTTTCACATTTTTCGGGCTTCTCCGGTGTCTTTTGCTGGTTACTGTCCTTCTGGTCGTATTGAGGTTTGATGTTTGGTCTGCACTTCTCCTGGTCTCCTCCTTCACTTGCTTGGTTGTCAGTCATGGCACAGAACGTCAGAGGTTTAGAACGGAAGAGTAAAATACTCAGGGAAGCAGCCACCCTATAGGAAAAGGTACAAATGCTAGTCACTGGGACAGTTACCATCACTAGGAAACACCTTTTGTACTTTTAGTTATATAGTAGCAAAGAGAAAAAGTAGCCTTAAAGACCTCAATGAAATTGCCCCACCCATatgaatagaaataaaataaaacagtcagcATTTATGTCTACCATAAAAATTGGTTGGTTTATTAGATATTATAGCATTATAGGTACATCAACTTAAGACAATGGCCAAGAGTGACATCACAGTGAATTGAAGACGTAGTGTATAGACAACAATACAAACAGGTACAAACTAGTTTTGGACAGCAGAAACCAGCACAAATAATGGACACTAATAAGATTTTTGGCTTTCACAACTTGAATTAGGTTTAACACACGGTTATATCACGCTTGGCCATAGActtgtattaaaatatattgatTCTAATATCTTATAATCCAAACCAGCACAAACCATTTTTGAAACATAACATCAGCACGAATTAATGACAAGGTTTATTATAAGTTTCTTTTCTCTACGTGGTGCCAATTTTAATCGATATGTAGCATAGTAGCTTTTCCTGACAGCAGTATAGGAGTGTTAAATCATATTACATGCTAAATGTGTTTTGGATACACTGCAAGAATGACATTCAGAAGGGACACtcctgggttgttttttttaagtcaccATAACAATTGGTAGAGTGTGTGTTGGCTGGAAACAAtgacagattatatatatatatatatatatatatatatatatatatatatatatatatatatatatatatatatatatatatatatatatatatatacacacacacacaaataattttGGCATTGTTTCCAGCCAACAACtgtaacaacaataacaactattatattattataatataatcttATATAataactattttatttttaacattgaGTCAGTTCAAAAGGAGAAGACCCaagcagtgttttatattagttatattatatttcatgtTCTAAATAGAACTTTTGGTTAGTTATCATTAGGGTGGCGGTAGAATCATAGTAGATTGAGTTATTAGCAAAAAAGAAATGTGCCCCTGAAAAAGGGGAACAATTCATGTCCAAGGGCTATTACACACTTGGATGCAAACAATACaaagttacaaaataaaaattcataatTATATTACACAAGCAAGGTTCCCCTTTGCTGAAATATCGAACCAAATGCATATTGCTGTTCATGAATCACTGTCAGGTCCATTTCTGGGAACGAGGAACAATCATAAAAGCACGGAAAGGAATAGTTACTGTTCTTTGCTTCTTAAACATTTAAGAAGGTGTCACTCGACAAGTTTGAACATTTCCTGGTAGTGATAGTTCAAACATGAGATTGAGACTATTATGAATGATATTATTAGCCCATCTAGTGGATTAGAAGATTActtaaagtgcattaaaaatgaattctctGCCACTGCAGATCTGCACGCACACATTTATTCAAGACACCCAACCCAAGTTTTTCAATCCTTTctcagcttctttcagttgacAAATATTCCACATCTCAATCTATTGCATCAAATTGCCTGTTACTTTGTCTCTAGCAGGTGCCAAGATGAGTTTATAATGCACTTAGGCTGCTTTAAAATGGTTCACAGTCCCAGAATGACCTTtggaaatgaaattaaatcaggcaggtgtatatataaatagcACCTTTACTAGATAATTATGGATTTAAACAGCTCAGATATCAACAGAGTAAGTGAATTAGACAGTGATACTGGAGTGCAAAAGTGATATTAGTAAGTATTTCCGTCTTACCCCCAGAGGCTTGGATCTTAGATATAGTCCAAGCTTGCTTGGCTCCAATAAAACATATAATCCAGGCTAGTTGCAAGTCTTAGTTCATGCTCTTATCCTTCACCTCACTTTACCATCCATGAAGACTGCAGTCGTTCTCTGTATTATTCTCCTTCTGGCTTGATGTTATTCCTTTTCTTCCTAGTCACCTGTGCTAATCAtcactcacccccccccccccctaggTCAGACCTGTTTGACTGGTTCAGGTAGAATTTGCAGACAAAAATACTTAACACAAGAACTACGTAGATTGTTTGTAGGTATTATTTGCAGGTTGCGGGCCTGTATTTCACAGATCCCATTTTGTAATTGTAGAAGGTTATTCAAGTATTTACCTGAGGTTTCAATTGcaacacacactttcacttaAACCAGCAAGAAAGTAAAGAAAACACAATAAGGCAGGAAATGTCTTTAAAAGATACTGATCATTTTCcgaaatcagaaaaaaaataacctaCAGACAGCATGCTGACATGTCCCTGTGCATGTTTAGTTTAAGTCAAGGACAGCTcacaataaaatacagtttcACGCCTAACCATGTCACACTTGCTGTGTAATGCCAACACAGAAGTCCCCTCATTCTAATCTCTGCAGGAAGTTAAATGGCACACAAAATGATAAGATCTGAGTGCAAGCTGTTGCTATACATACTGCTACAGAATACACTCCTACTGATGTGAAACACACAGCAATTTGCTTCCCGATATTGATTCCAAAATCAACCAACTTACTAAAAATACTTACTAATCCAACATGGGCACGAGTTAAGTTAAGCCATTTCCTCTTCCGTGTAATAGTGGATTGCTCTTCTAAATCACCTGTAGCTGTAGGGTAATAATCACCAAAGGAGTGAAATATTAAACCAGGAGTGTACCTGAATTAAAATTCAATGCAAACAGGATCTGTTCCCATTTGGGTGAATAATGCTTTTGAGGTATAAAAACTCCTAAGTGTGAGTGTGATCATCTTTTCCTTTCCACCACTGTTTCAAGTCCAGCCAAGGAAGGAAAAAACAAGGGGgctgtattaaaaaatatatttttatcatcAAACACAGCCAGTACAGAAGATCCAGAAACATCAAACTAACTCTTGTTTTGATATATAATAAGAGGATATCTACACATTTGGCCCATATGTGGAAATGCATCTGGACTGTGCAGTAATACTTAACTTAGTACACACCCTCTGTGTGCTGTAAAACAAACTAGCTCAGAGTCATAGCCTTAAGATAACATGCCGGTCATTCCTTTGATGGGCTGGCGATATTGCTTATTAGTCTACAATCATGAATAAGAAATTATAAAAGAATATATTTAACaacataaaaatagaaa is a genomic window containing:
- the rnf183 gene encoding E3 ubiquitin-protein ligase RNF183, with product MTDNQASEGGDQEKCRPNIKPQYDQKDSNQQKTPEKPEKCETQHRRSRSSDSERRGRQRERAGEHGGQRERGRSEESRRSSKRSNSGRGINHYPQDNLDETECPICFCHYDNVFKTPKLLSCGHTFCLECLARINVLSVEIKKLSCPVCRELTEIRHGRDLPHLGNNEHVFRKLPPQMQKAQSVRFNRSKGKLVLKNTTLTGCFSKKNTVLPVGAVEEGLSSATIINVGRPPNRVSSRMGRMFQSNNCYYTVVVSIIVVAVALVIVGILTFVVIPSLMNGRKNGESGNMDG